A region of Acidobacteriota bacterium DNA encodes the following proteins:
- a CDS encoding acetyl-CoA C-acyltransferase: protein MKEAFIVSIARTAVGKAPRGMLRNTRPDDMASAAISEVLRRVHGLDPAEVEDVVLGCAMPEAQQGNNVARIASLRAGLPVTCSAMTINRFCSSGLQAIALAAERIMAGFGDVVVAGGTESMSMVPMGGYHFSPNPYLVDHYPDTYLSMGLTAENLAWKYQITREQQDAFALRSHQRAVDAIDGGRFKEEIAPMEVAEVEMNGNGKPRTRKITFDTDEGPRRDTSPEALAKLKPAFHAAGTVTAGNASQMSDGAAAAVVMSAEKTKSIGAKPLARFVSYATAGTLPEEMGMGPVFAIPKALKFAGLKLHDIELIELNEAFAVQALAVMQEAGLDPEITNVNGGAVALGHPLGCTGAKLTATLLGEMKRRKARYGMTTMCIGGGMGAAGIFENLE, encoded by the coding sequence ATGAAAGAAGCGTTCATCGTTTCCATCGCGCGCACGGCAGTGGGCAAAGCGCCGCGCGGCATGCTCCGAAACACCCGGCCGGACGACATGGCCTCAGCCGCCATCAGCGAGGTCTTGAGGCGTGTTCACGGGCTCGATCCCGCTGAAGTTGAAGACGTGGTTCTCGGCTGCGCCATGCCCGAAGCACAGCAGGGAAACAACGTGGCGAGGATTGCGTCGTTACGCGCCGGGCTGCCCGTTACCTGTTCGGCGATGACCATCAACCGGTTCTGCTCGTCGGGCCTGCAGGCCATTGCGCTGGCTGCGGAGCGAATCATGGCCGGCTTTGGCGATGTGGTCGTAGCAGGCGGCACCGAGAGCATGAGCATGGTGCCGATGGGCGGATACCATTTTTCACCGAATCCCTACCTGGTAGACCACTATCCGGACACTTACTTGAGCATGGGCCTGACGGCGGAAAATCTTGCGTGGAAATACCAGATTACTCGCGAGCAGCAGGACGCTTTTGCCCTGCGCAGCCACCAGCGCGCCGTTGACGCCATCGACGGGGGCCGATTCAAGGAAGAGATCGCGCCGATGGAGGTGGCGGAAGTCGAGATGAACGGCAATGGCAAGCCGCGAACCCGTAAGATAACATTCGACACTGATGAAGGCCCGCGCCGCGATACATCGCCTGAGGCCCTTGCCAAGCTGAAACCGGCCTTCCATGCTGCGGGTACGGTAACCGCCGGAAATGCCTCGCAGATGAGTGACGGCGCCGCCGCTGCTGTGGTGATGTCAGCGGAAAAGACAAAGTCAATTGGGGCGAAACCACTGGCGCGATTTGTCAGCTACGCTACCGCAGGCACGCTGCCTGAAGAGATGGGCATGGGCCCGGTCTTTGCCATCCCCAAAGCTCTGAAATTTGCGGGCCTCAAGCTTCACGACATCGAACTTATCGAATTGAACGAAGCTTTTGCGGTGCAGGCGCTGGCGGTTATGCAGGAGGCCGGGCTTGACCCGGAGATAACCAACGTCAACGGAGGCGCTGTGGCGCTTGGACATCCGCTCGGCTGCACCGGCGCCAAGCTGACGGCCACACTGCTTGGCGAGATGAAACGCCGGAAGGCACGCTACGGCATGACGACCATGTGCATCGGTGGGGGCATGGGCGCAGCTGGAATTTTTGAGAACCTGGAGTAA
- a CDS encoding YbhB/YbcL family Raf kinase inhibitor-like protein, whose product MRQFHRSHPAQVVDRLSGPARHPGRLARSLCRTFHCLLLVATAAACGNSLLQSAQRPGPSPSGFRIESAAFKEGAFIPSRFSCQGENISPPLKWTDPPSGSRSFALIVDDPDAPGGTWTHWVVFNLRGQTRALDENTPKQGELPNGGLQGLTSFGNVGYGGPCPPPGKAHHYFFRLYALDTVLSLQPGAPREDVLAALKGHTLGRAQLTGLFKR is encoded by the coding sequence ATGCGCCAATTCCATCGAAGCCATCCCGCTCAGGTTGTGGATAGGCTCTCTGGCCCTGCTCGTCATCCAGGGAGGCTCGCGCGCAGCCTGTGCCGCACATTTCATTGCCTGCTCCTGGTGGCGACCGCCGCGGCCTGCGGAAATTCCTTGCTGCAGTCCGCGCAACGGCCTGGCCCATCCCCCTCGGGATTCCGCATTGAGAGTGCCGCTTTTAAAGAAGGGGCCTTCATCCCTTCTCGCTTCAGTTGCCAGGGCGAAAACATCTCCCCGCCGCTCAAGTGGACGGACCCTCCATCCGGCTCGCGGAGTTTCGCGCTGATTGTCGATGATCCTGACGCGCCCGGCGGCACCTGGACGCACTGGGTAGTATTCAACCTGCGTGGGCAAACAAGGGCATTGGACGAAAACACGCCAAAGCAGGGCGAACTGCCGAACGGCGGTCTGCAGGGCTTGACGAGCTTCGGCAACGTGGGCTACGGCGGCCCATGTCCGCCGCCCGGCAAGGCCCACCACTACTTCTTCAGGCTCTACGCGCTTGACACCGTGCTCAGCCTGCAACCCGGCGCCCCCAGGGAAGATGTCCTCGCAGCGCTGAAGGGCCATACCCTGGGCCGTGCGCAATTAACGGGACTCTTCAAACGATAA
- a CDS encoding peroxiredoxin, whose translation MSLRLNDTAPDFVADTTQGTIRFHEWIGDGWAILFSHPKDFTPVCTTELGYMAGLQSEFAKRNCKIIGLSVDPVSSHKKWEVDIEETQGHKVNYPMIGDPELKIAKLYDMLPADAGQTSEGRTPANNQTVRTVFVIGPDKKIKLMLTYPMSTGRNFDEVMRVLDSIQLTTKHKVSTPVNWKQGGDVILSGAVSDEEAKKLYPGGWKAPRPYMRIVPQPK comes from the coding sequence ATGTCACTACGTCTCAATGACACGGCCCCGGATTTCGTTGCCGACACCACGCAGGGAACGATCAGGTTCCACGAATGGATCGGCGATGGCTGGGCCATTCTTTTTTCTCATCCCAAAGACTTTACTCCTGTGTGCACTACGGAACTGGGGTATATGGCTGGACTGCAATCGGAGTTTGCAAAGCGCAACTGCAAGATCATCGGCCTCAGCGTGGACCCCGTGTCGAGCCATAAAAAGTGGGAAGTCGACATTGAAGAGACCCAGGGGCACAAGGTGAATTATCCCATGATCGGCGATCCGGAACTCAAAATCGCGAAGCTTTATGACATGCTTCCTGCAGATGCCGGGCAGACCTCCGAGGGTCGCACCCCTGCCAACAACCAGACCGTCCGTACGGTGTTCGTGATCGGCCCGGACAAAAAAATCAAGTTGATGCTTACTTACCCGATGAGCACCGGACGCAACTTCGATGAAGTGATGCGGGTCCTGGACTCGATACAGCTCACAACGAAGCACAAAGTCTCTACTCCCGTGAACTGGAAACAAGGCGGTGACGTCATCCTGTCCGGAGCGGTATCAGACGAAGAGGCGAAAAAACTCTATCCTGGCGGGTGGAAGGCGCCCCGGCCTTATATGCGAATCGTTCCACAACCCAAGTAG
- a CDS encoding 3-hydroxyacyl-CoA dehydrogenase/enoyl-CoA hydratase family protein: MREIHKVAILGAGTMGSRIAAHLANASIPSVLLDIVPEGAGANGPKARNRIAQSGLDAALKSRPPAFFVPEAARLITVGNLDDHLALAGECDWIIEAVTESREIKRALYRRVLQHRKPGTVFSTNTSGISIASLAEGMPDDFRRNFLGTHFFNPPRYMKLLELIPTPETAPDVVETISNFGDRVLGKGIVRAHDTPNFIGNRIGVFFTIAVLHRMAQDGFSIEEIDLLTGPIMGLPKSATFRTTDIVGLDVMVHVVTNLAEALPDDERRDLFTLPDFVRDMHRHRLLGDKTGGGFYKKVKTSGESSEIMTVDLKTFEYCKQQKPRLPSVDMARTIEDTGKRVRALADSPDRVGDFYRRVLGDTFHYAATRIPEISDDIPSVDNAMKWGFSWELGPFELWDAVGVEKIAGQWKKENRAVPALVERLLTSGARTFYASSNGTKQVFDLASKEYQPVEIPAGILILPALKERKKEVRKNAGASLIDLGDGVACLEFHSKMNTIGPDTVEMVHHALRALSDEFDALVVGNQASNFCVGANLLLLLMAIQEEEWDEVHRMVHEFQAANMALKYAPRPVVAAPFGLTLGGGVEIVLHCARVRAAAETYMGLVETGVGLLPAGGGTKEMLVRALDAVPRDEYADPFTYVKEVFLNIGTGKVSASAEDARKLGYLTARDSISMNRDRQIADAKHLALDLVKLGYRPGVPRTDIRVLGQSAFSMMKLGLHLMRRAERLSDYDVVVGTHIARVLAGGEFTSPQAVSEQYLLDLEREAFVSLCGQKKTQERIQFMLKKGKPLRN, encoded by the coding sequence GTGCGGGAAATCCACAAAGTTGCCATTCTGGGAGCGGGAACCATGGGATCCCGCATCGCAGCGCATCTTGCCAATGCCTCCATCCCTTCTGTCCTGCTTGACATCGTGCCCGAAGGCGCGGGGGCGAACGGTCCAAAAGCCCGCAACCGCATTGCGCAATCGGGGCTTGACGCTGCGCTCAAATCCCGGCCGCCGGCATTTTTTGTTCCAGAGGCAGCCCGGCTGATTACCGTCGGCAACCTCGACGACCATCTTGCGCTGGCCGGCGAATGCGACTGGATCATTGAGGCCGTCACCGAAAGTCGCGAGATCAAACGCGCTCTCTACCGGAGGGTCCTGCAACATCGCAAGCCTGGGACCGTCTTCAGCACCAATACCTCCGGCATCTCGATTGCGAGCCTGGCGGAGGGCATGCCGGACGACTTCCGCCGCAACTTCCTGGGCACGCACTTCTTCAACCCTCCGCGCTACATGAAGCTGCTGGAATTGATTCCCACCCCCGAGACCGCGCCGGATGTGGTGGAAACCATCTCCAACTTCGGCGACCGCGTGCTGGGCAAGGGAATCGTCCGTGCGCATGACACGCCCAACTTTATCGGCAACCGCATCGGTGTCTTTTTCACGATTGCGGTCCTTCACCGCATGGCACAGGACGGCTTCAGCATCGAAGAGATCGACCTGCTGACCGGGCCCATCATGGGCCTGCCGAAGTCCGCCACCTTCCGCACCACGGACATCGTGGGCCTTGACGTGATGGTGCACGTGGTGACAAACCTGGCGGAGGCGCTTCCCGATGACGAGCGGCGTGATTTGTTCACCCTGCCCGATTTTGTGCGCGACATGCACCGGCACAGGCTGCTGGGGGATAAGACAGGCGGCGGCTTCTACAAAAAGGTTAAGACGAGCGGCGAATCCAGCGAGATCATGACGGTCGATTTGAAAACCTTCGAGTACTGCAAGCAGCAGAAGCCCCGGTTACCTTCCGTTGATATGGCGCGCACGATAGAAGACACGGGGAAGCGTGTTCGCGCGCTGGCGGATTCGCCCGACCGCGTAGGCGATTTTTATCGCAGGGTGCTGGGTGATACGTTCCACTACGCCGCCACGCGCATCCCGGAAATTTCCGATGACATCCCGTCCGTTGATAACGCCATGAAATGGGGATTCAGCTGGGAGCTCGGGCCATTTGAGCTGTGGGATGCGGTGGGTGTGGAGAAAATCGCCGGCCAATGGAAAAAAGAAAATCGCGCCGTGCCAGCGCTGGTTGAGAGACTGCTCACTTCCGGCGCGAGGACCTTTTACGCGTCGAGCAATGGAACGAAGCAGGTGTTTGACCTTGCATCAAAAGAATATCAGCCGGTTGAAATTCCGGCCGGGATCCTGATACTGCCCGCGCTCAAAGAGCGGAAAAAAGAAGTGAGGAAGAACGCCGGCGCAAGCCTCATTGATCTCGGCGATGGAGTGGCGTGCCTGGAATTCCACTCCAAGATGAACACCATCGGCCCCGACACGGTGGAGATGGTCCATCATGCTCTGCGCGCCTTGAGTGACGAATTTGACGCGCTGGTCGTCGGCAACCAGGCATCCAACTTTTGCGTAGGCGCAAACCTGCTGTTGCTCCTGATGGCGATTCAGGAAGAGGAATGGGATGAAGTCCACCGCATGGTACACGAGTTTCAGGCCGCCAACATGGCGCTGAAGTATGCACCAAGGCCCGTGGTGGCGGCGCCGTTTGGCCTCACACTTGGAGGCGGGGTTGAGATAGTGCTCCATTGCGCTCGCGTCCGGGCGGCAGCGGAAACCTATATGGGGCTGGTTGAAACCGGCGTGGGACTGCTACCGGCAGGCGGCGGGACCAAGGAGATGCTGGTTCGCGCGCTCGATGCCGTGCCTCGCGACGAGTACGCCGATCCCTTCACCTACGTCAAGGAAGTTTTTCTCAACATCGGGACGGGAAAAGTATCGGCGAGCGCGGAAGACGCGCGCAAACTTGGCTACTTGACCGCGCGCGACTCCATCAGCATGAACAGAGACCGCCAAATTGCCGACGCCAAACATCTTGCTCTTGATCTTGTAAAGCTGGGATATCGTCCCGGCGTTCCGCGCACGGATATTCGCGTGCTCGGGCAGAGCGCGTTCTCCATGATGAAGCTGGGCTTGCACCTGATGCGGCGGGCCGAACGCCTTTCCGATTACGACGTAGTAGTGGGTACACACATCGCGCGGGTGCTTGCGGGCGGCGAATTCACTTCGCCCCAGGCGGTTTCCGAACAGTATCTGCTGGACCTTGAACGCGAGGCATTCGTCAGCCTGTGCGGCCAGAAGAAAACACAGGAACGCATTCAGTTTATGCTGAAAAAAGGCAAACCACTGCGGAATTGA
- a CDS encoding choice-of-anchor D domain-containing protein: MKMRLCRNVIWLIPIFNLLSGLPELLAQAGTMPQFGHVVIVVGENADYNSTYSSSNMPYLTSLANAYGIAANYYADTHPSIGNYFVLTSGKIFTNDDSQTPSSLPLSAHNIAYEVQNAGKTWKDYQESVRGCGALNSGGYYARHDPFTYFTNINSQTSNFVCMSQFQADIANKTLPNLSWLVPNGCDDAHDCSLSTFDIWLKAEIAPLLASNYFQPGGDGLLIITFDENSGSGSATTTGTTDGGKVETVVISAVSISGYQSTTRYYHENTLRTIAQGLGVNYANLGAGATSAPMSDFFKNTNSSGGSVSLSPASATLSATVGSSSTQKFTVSNTSASSVNVTGVTIIPGILGAGFTQSNNCSSLSANGGSCAVTVAFTPSQTGTATGTLSFPYKAGGSLQNVSLNGLGFPH, translated from the coding sequence ATGAAGATGCGTTTGTGCCGAAATGTTATCTGGCTCATTCCGATTTTTAACCTGCTTTCGGGCCTGCCAGAGCTTCTCGCCCAGGCCGGCACGATGCCGCAGTTCGGCCACGTAGTAATTGTAGTCGGAGAAAACGCCGACTATAACTCCACCTACAGTTCCTCAAACATGCCTTATCTGACTTCGCTGGCGAACGCTTACGGCATTGCCGCCAACTATTACGCCGACACGCATCCTTCAATCGGAAACTACTTCGTTCTGACGTCCGGCAAGATCTTTACCAACGACGATTCCCAGACTCCCTCCAGCCTGCCCCTTTCCGCCCACAACATTGCGTACGAGGTGCAAAATGCCGGGAAGACATGGAAAGACTACCAGGAAAGCGTCCGTGGGTGCGGCGCTCTCAACAGTGGCGGCTACTATGCACGCCACGACCCGTTCACATACTTCACTAATATCAACTCCCAAACTTCCAATTTTGTCTGCATGAGCCAGTTTCAGGCTGACATTGCGAACAAAACGCTCCCCAATCTTTCCTGGCTGGTACCAAACGGCTGCGACGACGCACACGATTGTTCGCTGAGCACATTCGACATCTGGCTTAAGGCCGAGATCGCCCCTCTGCTGGCAAGCAATTACTTTCAACCTGGTGGGGACGGCCTGCTGATCATCACTTTTGACGAAAACAGCGGCAGCGGCTCGGCCACAACGACAGGAACAACGGACGGAGGAAAGGTGGAAACGGTCGTGATCAGCGCCGTGAGCATTTCGGGCTACCAATCAACAACCAGGTACTATCACGAAAATACGCTGCGCACTATCGCCCAGGGGCTCGGAGTGAACTACGCCAACCTCGGCGCGGGCGCCACGTCGGCGCCTATGTCCGACTTTTTCAAAAATACGAATAGTTCAGGCGGGTCGGTCTCTCTTTCACCTGCTTCGGCAACCCTGAGTGCCACAGTCGGATCAAGTTCGACCCAGAAGTTTACGGTTTCGAATACTTCGGCTTCATCGGTAAATGTCACAGGCGTAACGATCATTCCCGGAATTCTTGGCGCGGGATTCACTCAGTCGAACAACTGCTCAAGCCTGAGTGCGAACGGAGGTTCCTGCGCAGTGACTGTGGCCTTCACGCCCAGCCAGACTGGAACCGCGACCGGAACCCTCTCGTTCCCTTATAAAGCAGGCGGCAGCCTGCAGAACGTAAGCCTGAATGGTCTTGGGTTTCCCCACTAG
- a CDS encoding PEGA domain-containing protein — protein MTEVDLMDPRRKFYLVTGIILTVLLSVVAPAFAQKAKLKIHVSPKQAFVFVDGAALKQGSCGGIFCTIWVDPGEHTVTVRNYGYAPESRKVTMEAGKITKLDVSLKPEGGPVSGPWGRIQIKGPTHAAVLLNGKTPDYFVGHVDEFDNSFIWQQELLVHPGTYQVTVTWWGKEIWSGPVTVKANERVIVKVNQNGALKTKPWPRLAKLTSPIPRFKAGISTTRVAVAPTTGEFSANPTSVKCGQSSELSWSSADSVENTISEIGKVGANGNQSVTPKQTTTYDFTAAGPGGIVKQSATVNVDSSIQASLTMSPAEVRYHKVGDQVVEQGSATLSWSTTNAQAVSIDPLGTVDASGTRTVTPTPKQAGFGPVDETDTYTLHATNECGGSATQTATLHIVGLIEQAHVKVELTSIFFPTNWPNRRHRDNGLLRSQKDALNKLAQTFVDHHKIAPDSRLVLEAHADRRGSKRYNQELSEWRANIVKNYLVSQGVPADLIDVKALGKTQNLSQNEVKQLEGENPNKPANIRHWVDEVLAHNRRVDTVLTPDNLRSTPTYPYNAPDVTIIHMRPTPSLSKVKSAE, from the coding sequence TTGACGGAGGTTGACCTGATGGACCCGCGACGCAAATTTTATCTAGTGACGGGAATCATTCTCACTGTTTTGTTATCCGTTGTGGCTCCTGCATTCGCGCAAAAGGCGAAGCTGAAGATTCACGTCAGCCCTAAGCAGGCCTTTGTTTTTGTAGACGGTGCTGCGTTAAAACAAGGTAGCTGCGGTGGGATTTTCTGCACCATCTGGGTTGATCCTGGTGAGCATACGGTCACTGTCCGTAACTATGGATATGCGCCCGAATCCCGAAAAGTGACAATGGAGGCGGGGAAGATTACCAAGTTGGATGTCTCCTTGAAGCCCGAAGGTGGCCCCGTGTCGGGACCATGGGGAAGAATTCAGATCAAGGGACCCACGCACGCAGCAGTCCTCCTGAACGGCAAAACCCCGGACTACTTTGTCGGACACGTCGACGAATTTGACAACAGTTTTATCTGGCAACAGGAATTGCTTGTGCACCCCGGAACCTACCAGGTGACGGTGACATGGTGGGGTAAGGAAATCTGGTCCGGCCCAGTGACGGTGAAGGCCAACGAGCGCGTCATCGTAAAGGTCAACCAGAACGGCGCATTGAAGACTAAGCCGTGGCCGAGGCTCGCGAAACTGACTTCGCCTATACCGCGATTCAAGGCGGGCATCTCGACCACCCGCGTAGCAGTAGCGCCGACGACGGGTGAGTTCTCCGCCAATCCGACCAGCGTCAAATGCGGCCAGTCCAGCGAGCTCAGCTGGTCTTCGGCTGACTCCGTTGAGAATACCATCAGCGAAATCGGCAAGGTCGGGGCCAATGGCAACCAGAGTGTGACGCCCAAGCAGACAACCACCTATGATTTTACAGCCGCCGGACCCGGCGGCATCGTCAAGCAGAGTGCCACCGTCAACGTCGATTCATCGATACAGGCTTCTCTCACCATGAGTCCGGCCGAAGTTCGCTATCACAAGGTGGGGGACCAAGTGGTTGAGCAGGGATCGGCTACTCTCTCCTGGTCCACTACCAATGCCCAGGCTGTTTCCATTGACCCCTTGGGCACAGTAGACGCCAGCGGTACCAGAACGGTTACGCCGACGCCCAAGCAGGCCGGTTTCGGACCTGTGGATGAAACGGACACCTACACCCTGCACGCTACAAACGAGTGCGGCGGATCTGCAACACAAACCGCCACATTGCACATTGTGGGTCTCATCGAGCAGGCTCATGTGAAAGTTGAGCTGACTAGTATCTTCTTCCCCACGAACTGGCCCAATCGCCGCCACAGAGACAACGGTCTTCTGCGGAGCCAGAAGGATGCCCTGAATAAACTGGCCCAGACCTTCGTTGACCACCACAAAATTGCGCCTGATTCCCGCCTTGTGCTTGAGGCCCATGCTGACCGCCGCGGCTCCAAGCGCTATAACCAGGAGCTTTCCGAATGGCGCGCGAACATTGTTAAGAACTACCTCGTAAGCCAGGGCGTCCCTGCCGACCTGATCGACGTCAAGGCCCTCGGCAAAACCCAGAATCTCAGCCAGAACGAGGTGAAACAGCTTGAGGGTGAAAACCCCAACAAGCCAGCCAACATTCGCCATTGGGTTGACGAAGTCCTGGCGCACAACCGGCGTGTTGATACGGTTCTGACGCCGGACAACCTCCGGTCCACTCCAACCTACCCCTATAACGCACCTGATGTGACGATTATTCACATGCGGCCAACGCCTTCGCTCAGCAAGGTTAAGAGCGCTGAATAA
- a CDS encoding prepilin-type N-terminal cleavage/methylation domain-containing protein, which produces MRTESKGFSLIELLIVVAIILIVAAIAIPNFLRSRVAANQASAVESLRTLSTAEFTYSSTYNAGYTETLGYLGPPPSGFPGGVTHATIVDDVLSGTAAAGATAMTSSKNGYLFTYSPGVVISGQVFSFTITADPVTRGTTGLNSYFVDQTGVVRQNSTTQASAADSPLAG; this is translated from the coding sequence ATGAGAACCGAATCGAAAGGCTTTTCACTTATTGAACTGCTGATTGTTGTTGCCATCATCCTGATTGTCGCTGCGATCGCCATTCCCAATTTTCTGCGTTCGCGGGTGGCAGCCAACCAGGCTTCTGCTGTTGAGTCTCTTCGAACGCTCAGCACGGCCGAATTTACGTACTCCTCCACCTATAACGCAGGCTACACGGAAACGCTGGGTTATCTCGGGCCCCCACCCTCCGGCTTCCCCGGCGGCGTCACTCACGCGACAATCGTCGATGATGTGCTGTCAGGAACTGCAGCGGCAGGGGCGACCGCGATGACGTCCTCTAAAAACGGCTACCTGTTCACCTATTCCCCTGGTGTTGTCATCAGCGGGCAGGTTTTCTCCTTCACCATCACCGCCGATCCCGTTACCCGGGGGACCACCGGCCTGAATTCTTACTTTGTGGACCAGACGGGCGTCGTGCGGCAGAATTCCACCACGCAGGCCAGCGCTGCAGACTCACCTCTGGCTGGATAA
- a CDS encoding acyl-CoA dehydrogenase: MTTGGIKQRIKGGSFLIEERGPQDIFTPEDMTDQHRLIAQTAEEFMEREVVPRVRQIEEKDTALLRELLKKAAEIGLPTTDIPEKYGGLELDKISSIIVAEKTARNGSWTATIGAQAGIGVLPIAYFGTEEQKAKYVPRLACAEWVGAYALSEEGSASDALNCKTHATLSADGKYYVLNGSKMWITNGGIADIFIVFAKVDGERFTAFIVERCFPGVSPGAEEHKMGIRGSSTTPINFENVPVPVENLLGEVGKGHLIAFNILNVGRLKLGAGCVGAAKFLIAESVSWARQREAFGRKISDFGLIKEKLGEMVALTYAAESLSYRTGGLIDQMLEGVDLGASDASGQILAALWEYAVECSILKVVGTETLDWIVDEAVQIFGGYGFSSEYEVERAYRDQRVNRIFEGTNEINRLLITDMLLKRSMKGELGLIPAAQKLLDEILSAPSGKGPEGEGPLDDVAAVLDGAKKAALLVAGNAVQKYLQALAEEQEVIGVISNLVMEIYAMESALLRTRKKIGKTSSDACQAEIDATRTFAHEAADRIEVEAKRALGRISEGDTLRTHLAVLRRFLRRTPPDVIGLKRQVADRTIELGRYPFA; the protein is encoded by the coding sequence ATGACCACGGGAGGAATAAAACAGCGGATCAAAGGCGGCAGTTTTCTTATCGAGGAGCGCGGGCCGCAAGACATTTTCACGCCGGAAGATATGACAGACCAGCACCGGCTGATCGCGCAAACCGCGGAAGAGTTCATGGAGCGGGAAGTTGTTCCACGAGTACGTCAGATCGAGGAGAAAGACACCGCGCTGCTGCGCGAACTTCTCAAAAAAGCTGCGGAGATCGGACTGCCCACCACCGACATCCCGGAAAAGTACGGCGGTCTCGAACTCGACAAAATCTCTTCCATCATCGTGGCGGAAAAGACCGCCCGCAACGGTTCGTGGACGGCAACCATCGGCGCACAAGCCGGCATTGGCGTCCTACCAATCGCCTATTTTGGCACCGAGGAGCAGAAAGCAAAATACGTTCCGCGCCTTGCCTGCGCCGAATGGGTGGGCGCATACGCGCTGAGTGAAGAAGGTTCGGCATCAGATGCGCTAAATTGCAAGACGCACGCCACGCTCAGCGCCGATGGCAAATATTACGTCCTGAATGGCTCGAAGATGTGGATTACCAACGGCGGGATTGCCGACATTTTCATTGTGTTCGCAAAAGTGGACGGTGAGCGTTTCACGGCATTTATCGTTGAGCGTTGTTTTCCGGGCGTTTCTCCAGGCGCCGAAGAGCACAAGATGGGCATTCGCGGCTCATCCACCACCCCCATCAATTTTGAGAATGTCCCGGTGCCGGTGGAAAACCTTCTGGGCGAAGTTGGCAAGGGCCATCTGATTGCATTCAACATTCTCAATGTGGGCCGGTTGAAGCTGGGCGCGGGATGCGTTGGCGCAGCGAAATTCCTGATTGCGGAGTCTGTGAGCTGGGCCAGGCAGCGGGAAGCTTTTGGGCGGAAGATCTCTGATTTCGGACTGATCAAGGAAAAGCTGGGAGAGATGGTTGCCCTTACCTACGCGGCGGAAAGCCTGTCGTATCGGACCGGCGGCCTGATCGATCAGATGCTCGAAGGAGTCGATCTGGGCGCGTCGGATGCGAGTGGGCAGATTCTAGCGGCGCTGTGGGAATACGCCGTCGAGTGTTCAATCCTGAAGGTGGTTGGAACGGAAACGCTGGATTGGATTGTTGACGAGGCCGTGCAGATCTTTGGCGGTTACGGCTTTTCCAGCGAGTACGAAGTAGAGCGGGCTTACCGCGATCAGCGTGTGAACCGCATCTTCGAGGGAACGAACGAGATTAACCGTCTGCTGATCACCGACATGTTGCTGAAGCGCTCGATGAAAGGCGAGCTTGGATTGATTCCCGCAGCGCAGAAACTCCTGGACGAGATCCTCAGCGCTCCTTCAGGCAAGGGACCGGAAGGCGAGGGACCGCTTGATGATGTGGCGGCAGTGCTGGATGGCGCAAAAAAAGCGGCGTTGCTGGTTGCCGGAAACGCTGTTCAGAAATATCTGCAGGCGCTGGCGGAAGAGCAGGAAGTGATTGGAGTGATCAGTAATCTGGTGATGGAGATTTACGCGATGGAAAGCGCCCTGTTACGAACTCGCAAGAAGATTGGAAAAACTTCTTCAGATGCCTGCCAGGCGGAAATCGATGCTACGAGAACCTTTGCCCATGAGGCAGCCGATCGGATTGAAGTGGAAGCAAAGCGCGCTTTGGGCAGAATTTCTGAGGGTGATACGCTAAGAACGCACCTCGCAGTCCTGCGACGTTTTTTGCGTCGTACGCCGCCGGATGTGATCGGGCTGAAGCGGCAGGTGGCGGACCGGACCATCGAGCTCGGCCGCTATCCGTTCGCTTGA